In Lycium ferocissimum isolate CSIRO_LF1 chromosome 11, AGI_CSIRO_Lferr_CH_V1, whole genome shotgun sequence, a single genomic region encodes these proteins:
- the LOC132038249 gene encoding pre-mRNA polyadenylation factor FIP1-like, which translates to MARSIYTCMFIIAIISLAISGKSEAGRNLLQTNNPSIPTIPGMPKIPNMPNIPNMPNIPNMPSIPKIGSMPPMPSIPTIPRFAMPPMPSFPNIPTSIPSIPFLTPPPPEN; encoded by the coding sequence ATGGCTAGAAGCATATACACTTGCATGTTCATAATTGCTATTATCTCCTTAGCAATTAGTGGAAAATCTGAAGCTGGTCGTAATCTATTACAGACCAATAACCCAAGTATTCCTACTATACCAGGAATGCCAAAAATTCCTAATATGCCCAATATTCCTAATATGCCAAATATTCCAAATATGCCCTCAATTCCAAAAATTGGATCAATGCCACCAATGCCATCAATTCCAACAATTCCAAGATTCGCAATGCCACCAATGCCATCATTCCCAAATATTCCTACTTCTATTCCATCTATCCCATTTTTGACTCCACCACCTCCTGAGAACTAA
- the LOC132037251 gene encoding uncharacterized protein LOC132037251 — MASACVNKMGMSPEKFLDCSPTTKYKSYGWLSPRMSFSNGDTSKVAGTKKTTLEDKTEKLDPEVSNDFEFCLEDPVIMLPADQLFSDGKLVPLHLSMTRPVTTTSANVTSTDSTTPQVLRMRNEISNADPYLFSPKAPRCTTRWRELLGLKKQHQNNNNAKLENQRTSSLPSNTKSLKNFLHRSSKSLSSSLDSSLNLPLLTKDSDTESVSISSRLSLSSSSSGHDHDDLPRLSLDSDRPNRNATNPRRVRLVKHRVSASEATRTGRSPVRRQTDSTLTTTVRGASVDSPRMNSSGKIVFHSLERSSSSPSTFNGGPRYKHRGMERSYSANVRVTPVLNVPVCKSGVFGFPLFSSSSSSVNGNKGQYHSNSRPKTVKE; from the coding sequence atggcttcaGCTTGTGTAAACAAAATGGGTATGTCGCCGGAGAAGTTCTTGGATTGTTCTCCGACAACTAAGTACAAGTCATATGGTTGGTTAAGTCCGAGGATGTCCTTCAGTAATGGCGACACATCCAAGGTTGCAGGAACAAAAAAGACAACTCTTGAAGACAAAACCGAAAAATTAGATCCAGAAGTTTCAAATGACTTCGAGTTTTGTCTTGAAGATCCGGTGATTATGTTGCCAGCCGACCAGCTTTTTTCTGATGGAAAGCTAGTCCCACTTCATCTTTCCATGACCCGACCTGTTACCACGACATCAGCTAATGTTACATCCACAGATAGTACCACCCCTCAAGTACTTCGGATGAGAAATGAGATTTCGAATGCTGATCCGTATTTGTTCTCTCCAAAAGCACCAAGATGTACTACAAGATGGAGGGAGCTTCTAGGTTTAAAGAaacaacatcaaaacaacaacaatgcaAAGCTTGAAAATCAGCGAACCTCATCTTTACCTAGCAATACCAAATCTCTCAAAAATTTCCTTCATCGTAGCTCAAAATCATTGAGTTCTTCTCTAGACTCGTCTCTTAACCTTCCCTTGTTAACAAAAGACTCTGATACTGAGTCTGTTTCAATTTCTTCTAGGTTATCactttcctcttcttcttctggCCATGACCATGATGATCTTCCTAGACTTTCCCTTGATTCAGATAGACCAAACAGAAATGCAACTAATCCACGTAGGGTACGACTTGTGAAGCATAGGGTATCAGCCTCTGAAGCTACAAGAACTGGTAGAAGCCCAGTTCGTAGACAAACGGACTCCACTCTCACCACAACTGTTCGAGGAGCATCTGTTGATAGTCCTAGAATGAACTCTTCAGGGAAGATTGTTTTCCATAGCTTAGAAAGAAGTTCAAGCAGTCCTAGTACTTTTAATGGTGGACCAAGGTACAAACATAGAGGAATGGAGAGATCTTATTCAGCCAATGTTCGTGTTACTCCTGTTCTTAATGTTCCAGTTTGTAAATCTGGGGTCTTTGGATTTCCTCtgttttcttcttcatcttcatctgtAAATGGAAACAAGGGACAATATCACAGCAACAGCAGACCAAAAACAGTCAAAGAATGA